A window from Mangifera indica cultivar Alphonso chromosome 2, CATAS_Mindica_2.1, whole genome shotgun sequence encodes these proteins:
- the LOC123209549 gene encoding DNA (cytosine-5)-methyltransferase CMT3-like has translation MPSKRKSTCSAAEATAKRRTRLAQKPESEHETRIDDGDVGVSSKSSDSVTEVNKHQASSGMAAGSGKKLAVLEDKRGGDNEEPEARFIGDPIPDKEARQRWPKRYEDKKGRQKSFSKNVKEDDDSEELIQARCHYTQAEVDGCVIYDLYDDALVKAGDGEEDFICKIVEMFEAVDGTLYFTAQWYYRACDTVIQSNAYLIEKNRVFLSEIQNDNPLECLVKKLTIARVPLNVDLEAKKRAIPTCDYYCDMLYLLPYSTFCNLPPENRRAGSETSSTISSEVDANGCDVIDHTKPEVTLLDLYSGCGAMSTGLCLGANMNGLNLITRWAVDLNEHACKSLKLNHPETEVRNEAAEDFLTLLKEWEKLCINFSLVKSKDSQQQFDYFGMVDDGGEEEDEDDDNSEADEEDDPEVFEVEKILAICYGDPKEKGERGLYFKVSWKNYGPDEDSWEPIQGLSSCREKIKEFVCHGYRSKVLPLPGDVDVICGGPPCQGVSGFNRFRDKNNPLADEKNKQLMVFMDIVEYLKPRFVLMENVVDLVKFAKGYLGRYALGRLIQMNYQARLGMMAAGAYGLPQFRMRVFLWGAQPTETLPQYALPTHDVVLRGVIPTEFERNTVAYDEGHSVELEKKLLLKDAISDLPAVGNNESHDEMPYDKDPETEFQRFIRLSKDEMIGSSSDSKRSKHLLFDHRSLELNTDDYQRVCRIPKRKGANFRDLPGVRVRPDNKVEWDPDVERIYLDSGKPLVPNYAMTFVDGTSSKPFARLWWDETVPTVVTRAEPHNQAILHPEQDRVLTVRENARLQGFPDYYKLCGPIKERYVQVGNAVAVPVARALGCGLSLAIQGSATHEPLFTLPQKFPNILERLASASSEDNA, from the exons ATGCCTAGCAAGCGAAAGTCCACCTGCTCTGCTGCCGAGGCGACTGCGAAGAGGAGAACGCGGTTGGCACAGAAGCCAGAGTCAGAACACGAAACTCGCATTGACGATGGAGATGTCGGCGTGAGTTCGAAAAGTTCGGATTCGGTTACTGAGGTGAATAAACACCAGGCGAGTTCGGGGATGGCGGCTGGTTCTGGAAAGAAATTAGCGGTTCTCGAGGACAAGAGAGGTGGCGACAATGAGGAGCCTGAAGCTCGTTTTATTGGAGATCCGATTCCGGATAAGGAGGCCAGGCAAAGGTGGCCGAAACGCTACGAAGATAAG AAGGGAAGGCAGAAATCTTTTTCGAAGAATGTGAAGGA GGATGATGATTCTGAAGAATTAATTCAAGCACGGTGTCATTATACACAAGCAGAGGTTGATGGATGTGTTATCTATGATCTTTATGATGATGCTCTTGTAAAA GCAGGAGATGGGGAAGAAGATTTTATCTGTAAAATTGTTGAGATGTTTGAGGCAGTTGATGGAACACTATATTTTACTGCTCAGTGGTATTATAGAGCTTGTGACACA GTCATTCAAAGCAATGCCTATCTTATTGAGAAAAACCGTGTTTTTCTCTCGGAGATTCAGAATGATAATCCACTGGAGTGTCTTGTGAAAAAACTAACTATTGCTCGGGTTCCTTTAAAT GTTGACTTAGAGGCAAAAAAAAGGGCAATACCAACCTGTGATTACTATTGCGACATGTTGTATTTATTGCCTTACTCCACGTTTTGTAACTTGCCACCAG AAAATAGGAGAGCTGGCAGCGAGACTTCCTCTACTATTTCTAGTGAAGTTGATGCCAATGGGTGTGATGTTATAGACCATACAAAGCCAGAGGTGACATTGTTAGATCTATATTCTGGATGTGGTGCTATGTCAACTGGCTTGTGCCTCGGTGCAAATATGAATGGCTTAAATCTTATTACA AGATGGGCTGTTGACCTCAATGAACATGCTTGTAAAAGTCTCAAGTTGAACCATCCAGAGACAGAG GTGAGGAATGAAGCTGCTGAAGATTTTCTCACGCTTTTAAAGGAGTGGGAAAAACTATGCATTAATTTTTCCTTGGTCAAAAGTAAAGATTCACAGcaacaatttgattattttggtATGGTGGATGATggaggtgaagaagaagatgaagatgatgacaatAGTGAGGCAGATGAGGAAGATGATCCTGAGGTTTTTGAGGTTGAGAAAATTCTAGCCATCTGCTATGGTGATCCAAAGGAGAAGGGCGAACGTGGATTATACTTTAAG GTTAGTTGGAAAAATTATGGACCTGATGAAGATTCTTGGGAACCAATTCAAGGGTTGAG TAGTTGtagagaaaagataaaagaattcGTTTGTCATGGATACAGATCAAAGGTTCTGCCCTTGCCG GGAGATGTGGATGTAATTTGTGGAGGGCCTCCATGCCAAGGTGTTAGTGGCTTTAACCGTTTTAGGGACAAGAATAATCCTTTGgctgatgaaaaaaataaacaattaatggTGTTTATGGACATTGTTGAATATCTAAAGCCAAGATTTGTTTTGATGGAGAATGTAGTTGACCTTGTGAAGTTTGCTAAAGGATATCTTGGACGATATGCCCTGGGTCGGCTCATTCAAATGAATTACCAAGCCCGTTTAGGAATGATGGCGGCAGGAGCATATGGGCTTCCCCAATTTCGGATGCGAGTTTTCTTGTGGGGAGCTCAACCAACAGAG ACTTTACCTCAGTATGCACTCCCAACCCATGATGTTGTTCTAAGAGGAGTTATTCCTACTGAGTTTGAG AGAAACACAGTGGCATATGATGAGGGCCATTCAGTGGAACTAGAGAAGAAACTTTTGTTGAAGGATGCAATTTCTGACCTTCCAGCA GTTGGAAATAACGAATCTCATGATGAGATGCCATATGACAAGGATCCTGAGACTGAGTTTCAAAGGTTCATCAGATTAAGCAAAGATG AAATGATTGGTTCTTCATCAGACTCAAAACGAAGTAAACACTTGCTTTTCGATCATCGTTCGCTAGAGTTGAACACGGATGATTATCAGCGTGTTTGTAGGATTCCAAAACGAAAG GGGGCAAATTTTAGAGACTTACCTGGAGTTCGTGTTCGTCCAGATAATAAAGTTGAATGGGATCCTGACGTCGAGAGGATATATTTGGATTCTGGAAAGCCTCTG GTCCCTAATTATGCAATGACCTTTGTGGATGGAACATCATCTAA ACCTTTTGCTCGTCTTTGGTGGGATGAGACAGTGCCAACAGTAGTTACCAGAGCAGAACCGCACAATCAG GCCATTTTACACCCAGAACAAGACCGGGTGCTTACAGTTCGTGAAAATGCAAGGCTGCAAGGTTTTCCCGACTATTACAAGCTATGTGGACCTATCAAAGAAAG GTACGTTCAAGTAGGAAATGCAGTGGCTGTGCCGGTGGCTCGAGCGTTAGGATGCGGATTAAGTCTAGCTATTCAAGGATCGGCAACTCATGAACCTTTATTTACATTACCTCAGAAATTCCCAAACATCTTAGAACGACTTGCCTCTGCATCATCTGAAGATAATGCTTAA
- the LOC123209552 gene encoding uncharacterized protein LOC123209552, translating to MKASETSIKSSGNSVQSQGQASKIQNEKPHFKPAQDDTKPPFQDPILRSDPIETEEAVLKLPPFSIKRL from the exons atgaaagcTTCAGAGACATCAATCAAAAGTAGCGGCAATAGCGTTCAAAGCCAAGGCCAAGCTTCGAAGATTCAAAATGAGAAACCCCATTTTAAACCTGCTCAAGATGACACAAAACCTCCATTTCAAGATCCG ATACTTAGATCCGATCCCATTGAAACAGAGGAAGCTGTGCTGAAATTGCCGcctttttctattaaaagattGTGA
- the LOC123209551 gene encoding dirigent protein 19-like: MANFLPIFSPHFIIIFIFSISIILISSEHHGYAKTLNKKVHDLSKEKLSQFQFYWHDTLSGSKPTSMQVMPPVSNYSSTTAFGLMNMIDNPLTEGPRLSSKLIGKAQGFYVSTSQEEVVLLMAMNFAFVQGKYNGSTITVLGRNPVFSKMREMPVIGGSGLFRFARGYVKLKTYKVDNNTRNAIVEYNCYVLHY, from the coding sequence ATGGCTAATTTTCTTCCAATTTTCTCTCCCCATTTCATtattatcttcatcttctcaatctccataattttaatcTCTAGTGAGCACCATGGCTATGCAAAAACCCTTAACAAAAAAGTTCATGATCTCTCAAAAGAAAAGCTTAgccaatttcaattttattggCATGACACTCTTTCTGGCTCAAAGCCTACTTCAATGCAAGTTATGCCACCGGTTTCAAATTATTCATCAACCACAGCTTTTGGTTTGATGAACATGATCGACAATCCCCTAACCGAAGGTCCTCGTTTAAGCTCGAAACTGATTGGTAAAGCACAAGGGTTTTATGTTTCGACATCGCAAGAAGAAGTAGTGTTACTCATGGCGATGAATTTTGCTTTTGTTCAAGGTAAGTATAATGGTAGTACTATAACTGTGTTAGGGAGGAATCCCGTATTTTCAAAGATGAGAGAGATGCCAGTGATCGGAGGATCGGGACTTTTTAGATTTGCTAGAGGGTATGTCAAGCTTAAAACTTACAAAGTGGATAATAATACAAGAAATGCTATAGTTGAGTATAATTGTTATGTTCTGCATTATTGA
- the LOC123209550 gene encoding DNA (cytosine-5)-methyltransferase CMT3-like produces MVFMDIVEYLKPRFVLMENVVDLVKFAKGYLGRYALGRLIQMNYQARLGMMAAGAYGLPQFRMRVFLWGAQPTETLPQYALPTHDVVLRGVIPTEFERNTVAYDEGHSVELEKKLLLKDAISDLPAVGNNESHDEMPYDKDPETEFQRFIRLSKDEMIGSSSDSKRSKHLLFDHRSLELNTDDYQRVCRIPKRKGANFRDLPGVRVRPDNKVEWDPDVERIY; encoded by the exons atggTGTTTATGGACATTGTCGAATATCTAAAGCCAAGATTTGTTTTGATGGAGAATGTAGTTGACCTTGTGAAGTTTGCTAAAGGATATCTTGGACGATATGCCCTGGGTCGGCTCATTCAAATGAATTACCAAGCCCGTTTAGGAATGATGGCGGCAGGAGCATATGGGCTTCCCCAATTTCGGATGCGAGTTTTCTTGTGGGGAGCTCAACCAACAGAG ACTTTACCTCAGTATGCACTCCCAACCCACGATGTTGTTCTAAGAGGAGTTATTCCTACTGAGTTTGAG AGAAACACAGTGGCATATGATGAGGGCCATTCAGTGGAACTAGAGAAGAAACTTTTGCTGAAGGATGCAATTTCTGACCTTCCAGCA GTTGGAAATAACGAATCTCATGATGAGATGCCATATGACAAGGATCCTGAGACTGAGTTTCAAAGGTTCATCAGATTAAGCAAAGATG AAATGATCGGTTCTTCATCAGACTCAAAACGAAGTAAACACTTGCTTTTCGATCATCGTTCGCTAGAGTTGAACACGGATGATTATCAGCGTGTTTGTAGGATTCCAAAACGAAAG GGGGCAAATTTTAGAGACTTACCTGGAGTTCGTGTTCGTCCAGATAATAAAGTTGAATGGGATCCTGACGTCGAGAGGATATATTAG
- the LOC123208601 gene encoding DNA (cytosine-5)-methyltransferase CMT3-like, with the protein MTFVDGTSSKPFARLWWDETVPTVVTRAEPHNQAILHPEQDRVLTVRENARLQGFPDYYKLCGPIKERYVQVGNAVAVPVARALGYGLSLAIQGSATHEPLFTIPQKFPNILERLASASSVDNA; encoded by the exons ATGACCTTTGTGGATGGAACATCATCTAA ACCTTTTGCTCGTCTTTGGTGGGATGAGACAGTGCCAACAGTAGTTACCAGAGCAGAACCGCACAATCAG GCCATTTTACACCCAGAACAAGACCGGGTGCTTACAGTTCGTGAAAATGCAAGGCTGCAAGGTTTTCCCGACTATTACAAGCTTTGTGGACCTATCAAAGAAAG GTATGTTCAAGTAGGAAATGCAGTGGCTGTGCCGGTGGCTCGAGCGTTAGGATATGGATTAAGTCTAGCTATTCAAGGATCGGCAACTCATGAACCTTTATTTACAATACCTCAGAAATTCCCAAACATCTTAGAACGACTTGCCTCTGCATCATCTGTAGATAATGCTTAA